One window of the Synechococcus sp. CC9311 genome contains the following:
- a CDS encoding peroxiredoxin, producing MNRRSLLQTAVLGAGIFLLAPTRVHALGGQSPEIGIKAPDFDLPGFSSVNPDQKHWSLTGLQGRWLVVYFYPRDFTSGCTIEAHGFQDSLSAFNKSGAEVVAISADSVSDHESFCSSEELKFPLLSDPDGLVSKAYGSWMAPYSMRHTFLIDPESVVQAVWTGVRPVGHAKEVLNRLNDLQTS from the coding sequence ATGAACAGACGATCCCTACTCCAGACAGCTGTTCTGGGAGCAGGGATTTTTTTATTGGCTCCCACCCGTGTCCATGCACTGGGCGGTCAATCACCTGAGATTGGAATCAAAGCGCCTGACTTTGACCTTCCTGGTTTTAGCAGTGTCAATCCTGATCAGAAACACTGGAGTTTGACCGGTCTGCAAGGTCGCTGGTTGGTGGTTTATTTTTATCCGAGGGATTTCACTTCTGGTTGCACGATCGAAGCTCACGGCTTTCAGGACTCATTGTCTGCCTTTAATAAGAGTGGGGCAGAGGTTGTTGCTATTAGTGCAGATTCAGTCAGCGACCACGAATCGTTTTGTAGCTCTGAGGAACTCAAGTTTCCATTGCTCTCCGATCCTGATGGTCTGGTGAGCAAGGCCTATGGATCTTGGATGGCGCCTTACTCGATGAGGCATACGTTTCTCATCGATCCAGAATCGGTCGTTCAGGCTGTTTGGACAGGAGTGCGCCCAGTTGGTCATGCCAAAGAGGTACTCAACCGACTCAACGATTTACAAACGAGTTGA
- the pstC gene encoding phosphate ABC transporter permease subunit PstC, with protein sequence MTDFKAQYLLRSRPPAEKLVDGSFKKLVVVMASMVALILISILVVVFWGSLESMGRYGLKFLVTSNWNPVDDEYGAFTAIYGTLVTSLLALVIAVPLGVGTAIFITENIIPLKIRNTIGLMVELLAAIPSVVLGLWAIFILEPFIRPFLMFLYEDFGWIPLFSTEPLGPGIAPAILILVVMILPIITAIARDSLNQVPIQLRQAAYGVGATRWGAILNVILPAAVSGIVGGVMLALGRAMGETMAVTMIIGNSNVFSWSLLAPGNTISAMLANQFGEADVGQLSSLMYAAFVLMVLTLIVNILAQWLVKRLSLKY encoded by the coding sequence GTGACCGATTTCAAGGCTCAATACCTGCTTCGAAGCAGACCACCAGCGGAAAAGTTGGTGGATGGCAGTTTTAAGAAGCTGGTGGTGGTCATGGCCTCCATGGTTGCGCTGATTCTCATCTCAATCCTTGTGGTGGTGTTTTGGGGATCTTTGGAGTCCATGGGACGGTACGGACTGAAGTTTTTGGTCACGTCCAACTGGAACCCTGTTGATGATGAATACGGTGCCTTTACAGCAATCTATGGAACACTTGTGACCTCTTTGTTGGCACTTGTTATTGCTGTTCCTTTGGGAGTTGGTACTGCAATATTCATTACAGAAAACATTATTCCACTCAAGATCAGAAATACTATTGGCTTGATGGTGGAGCTACTAGCCGCCATTCCCTCTGTGGTTTTAGGGTTGTGGGCGATCTTTATTTTAGAGCCATTTATTCGACCATTTCTCATGTTCCTTTATGAGGATTTTGGCTGGATACCCCTCTTTAGTACTGAACCATTGGGACCAGGCATAGCACCAGCAATTTTAATTCTTGTTGTGATGATTTTACCCATCATTACTGCCATTGCCCGTGATTCATTAAACCAAGTACCGATTCAACTACGCCAGGCAGCGTATGGCGTTGGGGCGACGCGCTGGGGAGCCATTCTGAATGTCATTTTGCCTGCGGCTGTATCAGGAATTGTTGGTGGAGTGATGCTTGCCCTCGGGAGAGCTATGGGGGAAACAATGGCGGTCACAATGATTATCGGAAACTCTAATGTTTTTAGCTGGTCATTACTAGCTCCAGGAAATACTATTTCAGCCATGCTGGCGAACCAGTTTGGTGAAGCAGATGTAGGGCAACTCTCTTCGCTGATGTATGCAGCTTTTGTTTTGATGGTGCTGACTTTAATCGTTAACATCTTGGCTCAATGGCTCGTAAAACGTTTGAGTCTTAAGTACTGA
- the pstB gene encoding phosphate ABC transporter ATP-binding protein PstB has product MTATSSSESPDPNVDVCVSIQNATISYGDFEAVKNVYCDIPRGQVTAFIGPSGCGKSTILRALNRMNDLIEGCSLKGRILFDGADLYAPEVDPVEVRRRIGMVFQQPNPFPKSIYENIAFGARINGYNGDMDELVERSLRQAAIWDECKDKLNESGNSLSGGQQQRLCIARTIAIEPEVILMDEPCSALDPISTLKIEETIHELKKSFTIVIVTHNMQQAVRVSDMTAFFNAEAVDGESGKVGYLVEFNDTDKIFNAPSQQATQDYVSGRFG; this is encoded by the coding sequence ATGACCGCTACATCTTCCTCTGAATCACCCGATCCCAATGTTGACGTTTGCGTATCTATTCAAAATGCAACCATTAGCTATGGTGATTTTGAGGCAGTAAAAAATGTATATTGTGATATTCCTAGAGGGCAAGTTACAGCTTTTATTGGACCTTCAGGCTGTGGTAAATCGACAATATTACGTGCCTTAAATCGGATGAATGACTTGATTGAGGGATGTTCTCTTAAAGGGAGAATTCTTTTTGATGGTGCGGATTTATATGCTCCTGAAGTTGATCCTGTGGAAGTTCGGCGTCGCATAGGAATGGTTTTTCAACAACCAAATCCATTTCCCAAGAGCATCTATGAAAACATAGCGTTTGGTGCTCGTATCAATGGCTATAACGGCGATATGGATGAATTAGTTGAGCGATCACTTCGTCAAGCAGCAATATGGGATGAATGTAAAGATAAACTCAATGAAAGCGGAAATTCATTATCAGGAGGTCAACAACAGCGCCTTTGTATTGCACGCACCATAGCAATTGAGCCTGAAGTGATCTTGATGGATGAACCATGTTCTGCACTCGATCCAATCTCAACTTTGAAGATTGAGGAAACCATCCATGAGCTTAAAAAAAGTTTCACTATCGTGATCGTCACTCACAACATGCAGCAAGCTGTACGTGTGAGTGATATGACAGCATTCTTTAATGCTGAGGCTGTAGACGGGGAATCAGGAAAAGTGGGATATCTCGTGGAATTTAATGATACAGATAAGATCTTCAACGCTCCCTCACAACAGGCTACCCAGGATTACGTTTCCGGTCGCTTTGGCTAG
- a CDS encoding inositol monophosphatase family protein: MSSALDCRQVASDAQLDDSCQQELAELARTAANLGAAVLMQHYGRLSSIKSKGRVGDLVTNADVAAEQVVLDYLRENTPSIAILAEESGPSGTPSSLCWCVDPLDGTTNFAHGYPFFATSVGLIWKGKPLLGSVAVPFLNETYWCSPHQGSFVNDKSIQVSDCCTLQDSLLVTGFAYDRHERIDNNYAEFCWLTHRCRGVRRGGAAAVDLAFVASGRLDGYWERGLAPWDLAAGAALVACAGGCVGDYKDTPFDVDEGRILATSPGLHLPLKKELTSVTAFEPKLYGA; the protein is encoded by the coding sequence ATGTCATCAGCGCTTGATTGCCGGCAAGTTGCCAGCGATGCTCAACTTGACGATTCCTGCCAGCAAGAGCTTGCAGAGCTTGCTCGCACTGCTGCAAATCTCGGTGCGGCCGTGCTGATGCAGCATTACGGCCGCCTCAGCAGTATCAAAAGCAAGGGCCGCGTTGGCGATTTGGTCACGAATGCCGATGTAGCCGCTGAACAGGTGGTTCTCGACTATTTGAGAGAGAACACTCCCTCGATTGCGATCCTTGCCGAAGAATCCGGCCCCAGTGGGACTCCCAGTTCCCTGTGTTGGTGCGTCGATCCCCTCGATGGAACAACAAATTTTGCTCATGGTTATCCCTTCTTCGCTACCTCAGTGGGCTTGATCTGGAAGGGGAAACCACTACTGGGCTCGGTGGCAGTGCCCTTCCTTAACGAGACCTATTGGTGTTCCCCTCACCAAGGCAGCTTTGTGAACGACAAATCCATTCAGGTGAGTGATTGCTGCACATTGCAAGACAGCCTTCTTGTCACAGGATTTGCCTACGACAGGCATGAGCGGATCGATAACAATTACGCCGAGTTTTGTTGGTTAACCCATCGTTGTCGTGGTGTTCGTCGGGGGGGAGCCGCTGCCGTTGATCTTGCTTTTGTTGCATCAGGACGACTAGATGGCTACTGGGAGCGTGGTTTGGCGCCATGGGACCTCGCCGCAGGTGCCGCTTTGGTGGCTTGTGCGGGTGGTTGTGTTGGTGATTACAAAGACACCCCATTTGATGTTGATGAGGGCAGGATTCTCGCGACCTCACCCGGGCTTCATCTACCCCTAAAAAAGGAGTTGACTAGCGTTACCGCCTTTGAACCCAAGCTTTATGGGGCTTGA
- a CDS encoding 2Fe-2S iron-sulfur cluster-binding protein, with product MRPKHTVTIHWLQAGRTITHQVPEGEYILQSFEQQGDPLPFSCRNGCCTSCAVKIKKGNLDQAEAMGLSKELRQQGYGLLCVARAMGPLEAVTQDEDEVYELQFGRHFGRGRVRPGIPLEEE from the coding sequence ATGAGACCAAAGCACACAGTCACAATTCACTGGCTACAGGCTGGACGAACGATCACCCATCAGGTTCCTGAGGGGGAGTACATCCTCCAAAGCTTCGAGCAGCAGGGAGATCCGCTTCCTTTCTCCTGTCGTAATGGTTGCTGTACGTCCTGCGCGGTAAAAATTAAAAAGGGAAACCTTGATCAAGCTGAGGCCATGGGACTCTCAAAAGAACTCAGGCAACAGGGTTATGGATTGCTTTGCGTTGCCAGAGCGATGGGGCCTCTAGAAGCAGTCACACAAGATGAAGATGAGGTTTATGAGCTTCAATTCGGCCGTCATTTTGGTCGCGGCCGTGTTCGTCCCGGCATTCCACTGGAGGAAGAGTGA
- a CDS encoding ATP phosphoribosyltransferase regulatory subunit has translation MALQPATGARDLNPKQVQQNQYLREQLATVYRHWGYDEVSPPQVERLDTLIAGGAIASHDVVRLVADDPLGLRPEMTASIARAASTRLKDRPRPLRLCACGTIFESRTAEEGGLCIEEKLHSGVELFGVKDLAAELELLTLLLEAMNALSLLGEHQPQLLIGHTSLMELVLAPFEQPIREEIRSCLIQYDRLGLEAMGLEAADLNRLVNLLDCRGTPMTILELLGESFGSQPVLTALKRLFVHLSPLAEKQSLALQLDPTFHPHHQLYDGLVFQLVCQGVSAPVVIARGGRYDGLVERCGESEVNAGGVGFSFCLDDIRDLPGSNTEDVKVDSRILICWSDDSSLEKALLKQTHWHAQGNIAQCDLKSCRNRQEAEKRLQSSGCNTMDWLSD, from the coding sequence ATGGCCCTGCAACCCGCCACGGGCGCTCGAGATCTGAATCCGAAGCAAGTCCAACAAAATCAGTATTTGAGGGAACAGTTGGCGACGGTCTATCGCCACTGGGGATATGACGAAGTATCGCCACCACAGGTGGAACGGCTCGACACACTCATTGCAGGTGGTGCAATTGCAAGCCATGACGTGGTTCGACTTGTGGCTGATGACCCGCTCGGTCTCAGGCCAGAGATGACAGCATCGATTGCTAGAGCTGCCTCTACAAGACTCAAAGATCGACCGCGTCCGCTACGGCTCTGTGCCTGCGGAACCATTTTCGAAAGCCGAACTGCAGAAGAAGGGGGATTGTGCATTGAAGAGAAACTGCACAGTGGTGTTGAACTTTTCGGAGTTAAAGATCTTGCAGCAGAACTTGAACTCTTAACTCTGCTCTTAGAGGCCATGAATGCTCTCTCGCTGCTCGGCGAGCATCAGCCACAACTTTTGATTGGCCATACGTCTTTGATGGAATTGGTCTTGGCCCCATTTGAGCAACCGATTCGGGAAGAAATCCGCAGTTGCTTAATCCAATACGACCGACTTGGGCTAGAAGCCATGGGGCTTGAAGCAGCAGATCTCAACCGGTTGGTGAACCTTCTCGATTGTCGTGGCACACCCATGACAATCCTTGAACTGTTGGGAGAAAGCTTTGGCTCACAACCCGTTTTGACTGCCCTGAAACGATTGTTTGTGCATCTCAGTCCACTTGCTGAAAAACAATCTCTCGCACTTCAATTGGATCCAACCTTTCACCCTCATCATCAGCTCTACGACGGTTTGGTTTTCCAACTGGTTTGTCAGGGGGTTTCAGCTCCAGTGGTGATTGCCCGTGGAGGGCGTTACGACGGCTTGGTAGAGCGATGTGGTGAAAGCGAGGTAAATGCTGGTGGTGTGGGATTTAGTTTCTGTCTCGACGATATTCGTGACCTTCCTGGCTCTAATACTGAGGATGTGAAAGTAGATTCCCGAATTTTAATTTGCTGGAGCGATGACTCAAGCCTTGAAAAGGCGTTGCTAAAACAGACGCATTGGCATGCTCAAGGGAATATCGCTCAATGTGATCTCAAGTCTTGTCGCAATCGTCAAGAAGCCGAGAAGCGTCTCCAGTCATCGGGATGCAACACCATGGACTGGCTCTCTGATTAG
- a CDS encoding ferredoxin family protein yields MAHTIVTDICEGVADCVDACPVACIKPGSGANKKGTDFYWIDFDTCIDCGICLQVCPVANAIVPEERADLQSGG; encoded by the coding sequence ATGGCACACACAATCGTCACTGACATCTGCGAAGGCGTTGCTGACTGTGTCGATGCTTGTCCAGTTGCCTGCATCAAACCAGGAAGTGGAGCAAACAAAAAGGGAACAGATTTTTATTGGATTGATTTTGATACCTGTATTGACTGTGGCATTTGCCTGCAGGTTTGTCCTGTAGCTAACGCCATCGTTCCTGAGGAGCGAGCAGACCTTCAATCGGGTGGCTGA
- the htpG gene encoding molecular chaperone HtpG: protein MAVLDEQGQIQIHTENIFPIIKKAVYSGHEVFLRELVSNGVDAISKRRMAAMAGDCSEGDDGTIKIHIDREAKTLTISDNGIGMSADEVKRYINQVAFSSAEDFLEKYKQEDDAIIGHFGLGFYSSFMVAERVELLTKSAKPDQEAVRWTCDGSPNFNLTAAERTDAGTDVILHLMEEELEYIEPARIKTLINTYCDFMSVPVQLEGETINKMVAPWRKSARELSDQDYIDLYNYLYPFQGDPLLWVHLNTDYPYNLQGILFFPKQAGRADWEKGEIKLYCNQVFVSDSIKEVVPRYLLPLRGVIDSPDIPLNVSRSALQTDRRVRSIGNFVAKKVSDRLRSLKKEDPRAYAEAWESLAPFVKIGAMEDDKFAEQVEELVMFATSAPASSTDETDPIRGNERDFTTLEGYRGRLTSDEKIILYCTDEASQSAALNLWTSQEREVLYADTVIDSQFIPWLESRHEELKFQRVDAELDSSLKEETPELSDGDGETKSESLRKLIKKALSNEKVTVQVQALKSGSQGPAALILLPEQMRRMNDIGALMDQRLPGLPDYHVLLVNQKHPLVEGLLKLQAGGVIVGDADQSPSEMLARDLAQHLYETAKLSVGGLDPKELANFQTNNLQLMSRLMERGV from the coding sequence ATGGCGGTGTTGGACGAGCAGGGTCAAATTCAGATCCACACCGAGAATATTTTCCCAATCATTAAAAAGGCTGTCTACTCCGGCCATGAGGTGTTCCTTAGGGAGTTGGTCAGTAATGGTGTAGATGCAATCAGCAAGCGGAGAATGGCCGCTATGGCCGGTGACTGCAGCGAAGGAGACGATGGCACAATCAAAATCCATATAGACCGTGAGGCCAAAACTCTTACTATTTCCGACAACGGAATTGGTATGTCGGCAGATGAGGTTAAACGCTATATCAATCAAGTTGCTTTTTCTAGCGCTGAAGATTTTCTCGAGAAATACAAGCAAGAAGACGATGCCATCATCGGCCACTTTGGTTTAGGTTTTTATTCGAGTTTTATGGTTGCGGAGCGCGTTGAACTGCTCACTAAATCTGCCAAGCCCGACCAGGAAGCGGTGCGTTGGACCTGCGATGGATCTCCCAATTTTAATCTGACTGCTGCAGAGCGCACCGACGCAGGAACCGATGTGATTCTGCATCTCATGGAGGAGGAGTTGGAATATATAGAGCCAGCCAGGATAAAAACACTTATTAATACGTACTGCGATTTTATGTCAGTACCTGTGCAACTTGAAGGGGAAACTATTAACAAAATGGTAGCTCCATGGCGCAAAAGTGCTAGAGAGCTATCAGATCAAGATTACATTGATCTTTACAACTATCTTTATCCTTTTCAGGGTGATCCCTTGCTTTGGGTTCATTTAAACACTGATTATCCCTACAATTTACAAGGTATTCTCTTCTTTCCCAAGCAAGCTGGAAGAGCTGACTGGGAGAAAGGAGAGATTAAACTCTACTGCAACCAAGTTTTTGTTAGCGATTCTATAAAAGAGGTAGTTCCCCGCTATCTCCTCCCACTAAGGGGCGTCATTGATTCGCCTGATATACCTTTAAATGTAAGCAGAAGTGCACTTCAAACTGATCGACGCGTGCGCTCCATAGGCAATTTTGTTGCCAAGAAAGTTTCTGATAGGCTTCGCAGTCTTAAAAAGGAGGATCCACGAGCCTATGCAGAAGCATGGGAGTCCCTTGCACCGTTCGTAAAAATCGGAGCAATGGAAGATGACAAATTTGCTGAACAAGTTGAAGAACTTGTGATGTTTGCCACAAGTGCACCTGCCTCTAGTACAGATGAAACTGATCCAATTCGAGGGAACGAGCGGGACTTTACAACCCTTGAAGGCTACAGGGGCCGTCTGACTAGCGATGAAAAAATAATTTTGTATTGCACAGACGAAGCGTCACAATCAGCAGCGCTTAATTTATGGACTTCACAGGAACGAGAAGTGTTATACGCCGACACAGTAATTGATAGTCAATTCATTCCGTGGCTTGAATCTCGCCACGAAGAACTAAAGTTTCAACGTGTTGATGCTGAGTTGGATTCGTCGCTCAAGGAAGAAACACCTGAGCTGAGTGATGGAGACGGAGAAACAAAAAGTGAAAGCTTGCGCAAATTGATAAAAAAGGCTCTTTCAAACGAAAAAGTAACGGTTCAAGTGCAAGCTCTCAAATCTGGCTCGCAAGGCCCTGCAGCACTCATTTTGCTTCCTGAGCAAATGCGTCGGATGAATGACATCGGCGCATTGATGGATCAGCGACTGCCCGGTTTGCCTGACTATCACGTGTTGCTCGTCAATCAAAAGCATCCACTTGTGGAGGGTCTTCTCAAACTTCAGGCCGGTGGCGTCATTGTTGGCGATGCTGATCAATCGCCGAGTGAAATGCTTGCACGAGACCTGGCTCAACATTTGTACGAAACAGCAAAGCTGTCTGTGGGAGGACTTGATCCAAAAGAGCTTGCAAATTTCCAGACCAATAATTTGCAACTCATGTCTCGCCTGATGGAACGAGGAGTCTGA
- the pstA gene encoding phosphate ABC transporter permease PstA — translation MKYPSIARSAEGIPDLNYKSWRKRNISSRLLSVLAGFFAILAVLPLIAVLVYILIKGVASLNLDLFTKLPPPPGGEGGGVGNAIIGSIVVTSIATMLAIPIGVGGGIYLAEYSTGRRFSQFIRFGTNVLAGVPSIIAGVFVYGVIVSTRILFGHTFSAIAGGAALSVLMLPTVVKTTDEGLKLVSNDLRRAAFGVGASQFVTVSQITLPKAFTPIATGVVLSIARAAGETAPLIFTALFSPFWPNGIFEPIATLSVLIYNFSAQPYEVQNQLAWAASFILVVFILVLNLLARWLGRIASQ, via the coding sequence ATGAAGTATCCCTCAATCGCTAGGTCGGCAGAAGGAATCCCTGACCTGAACTATAAAAGCTGGAGAAAGCGCAATATCAGTAGTCGTCTTTTATCTGTGTTGGCTGGTTTTTTTGCCATATTGGCTGTGTTGCCACTTATAGCTGTTCTTGTTTATATTCTAATAAAGGGAGTAGCAAGTTTAAATCTTGATCTATTCACAAAGCTTCCTCCGCCTCCAGGCGGTGAAGGCGGAGGTGTCGGCAATGCAATTATTGGAAGTATTGTTGTCACATCTATTGCCACAATGCTTGCAATTCCCATTGGTGTTGGCGGTGGAATTTACTTAGCGGAATACTCTACCGGTCGCAGATTTTCTCAGTTTATTAGATTTGGAACCAACGTACTTGCTGGAGTTCCATCGATTATTGCTGGTGTTTTTGTTTATGGAGTTATTGTTTCCACTCGAATCCTCTTTGGCCATACATTCAGTGCTATCGCTGGAGGAGCCGCTCTCTCTGTCTTGATGCTTCCCACTGTGGTCAAGACAACCGATGAAGGCTTGAAACTCGTCTCCAACGACCTAAGGCGTGCAGCTTTCGGAGTCGGCGCCTCTCAGTTCGTGACCGTTAGCCAAATCACTCTCCCTAAGGCTTTCACCCCAATTGCAACTGGAGTTGTGTTATCGATTGCTAGAGCGGCTGGTGAAACTGCACCTTTGATTTTTACCGCACTTTTTTCACCATTTTGGCCGAATGGGATCTTCGAACCAATTGCAACTTTATCCGTCTTAATTTACAATTTTTCCGCTCAGCCTTATGAGGTTCAAAACCAACTCGCCTGGGCAGCCTCCTTTATTCTTGTTGTGTTCATTCTTGTACTCAACTTGCTAGCTCGTTGGCTAGGGAGGATAGCCAGTCAATGA
- the rpmB gene encoding 50S ribosomal protein L28 → MSRVCQLTGTRANNGMAVSHSHIRTKKLQQANLQQRRLWWAEGKRWINLRITTRALKTIQKKGLGAYARSLGINLAKL, encoded by the coding sequence ATGTCACGGGTGTGTCAGCTCACAGGAACTCGCGCCAACAACGGCATGGCTGTGAGCCACTCGCATATACGTACCAAAAAGCTGCAGCAGGCCAACCTGCAGCAGCGCCGTCTGTGGTGGGCTGAAGGGAAGCGTTGGATCAATCTGCGGATTACAACTCGTGCTCTGAAGACCATTCAAAAGAAAGGGTTGGGTGCTTATGCACGCTCCTTGGGAATTAACCTCGCAAAACTCTGA
- the dnaK gene encoding molecular chaperone DnaK, translated as MGRIVGIDLGTTNSVVAVLEAGRPVVIANAEGTRTTPSVVGYTKEDELLVGQPARRQLVLNPRNTFSNLKRFVGRAWDELDDNTLTVPYTVSANNQGNVRVACPQTEREYAPEELVSSILRKLVDDASTYLGETVDAAVLTVPAYFNDAQRQATRDAGRLAGLSIERILNEPTAAALAYGFDRSAVRRVLVFDLGGGTFDVSLLRIANGVFDVKATNGDTQLGGNDFDQLIVDWLAESFLQQHQIDLRRDRQALQRLTEAAEKAKQELSGVSTTPISLPFIATGEEGPLHIETSLDRKTFEGLCPDLLDRLLTPVQAALRDSGWLAEDIDDVVLVGGSTRMPMVMQLVRTLIPHDPCQSVNPDEVVAVGAAVQAGIITGELRDLLLNDVTPLSLGLETVGGLMKVLIPRNTPIPVRQSDVFSTSGANQSSVEIHVWQGERQMAQDNKSLGRFRLSGIPPAPRGVPQIQVAFDIDANGILQVSATDRTTGRKQSVTIQGGSNLNEDELKALLAEAEARSDEDRRRRAAIERRNSALTLVAQAERRLRDAALELGPYGAERQQRAVEMAMRDVQDLLEQNDPQQLEMGVSGLQEALFGLNRRLSAERSSDAGPLQGIRSTLGTLKDELFADDDWDDDPWSTGNSRSDERIRSGRRGIDPWDDDFYR; from the coding sequence ATGGGCCGGATCGTCGGAATCGACCTGGGAACCACGAACTCCGTTGTCGCCGTGCTTGAAGCGGGTCGACCGGTGGTGATTGCCAACGCGGAAGGAACTAGGACAACTCCATCAGTTGTGGGCTACACCAAAGAGGATGAGCTGCTGGTTGGGCAGCCCGCAAGGCGCCAGCTCGTCCTGAATCCTCGCAACACTTTTTCAAACCTCAAGCGGTTCGTGGGACGCGCTTGGGATGAGCTAGACGACAACACGCTCACCGTTCCCTACACCGTGAGTGCGAACAACCAGGGAAACGTTCGTGTGGCATGCCCTCAAACAGAACGTGAATATGCCCCGGAAGAGCTTGTCTCAAGCATCTTGCGCAAACTTGTTGATGATGCGAGCACCTATTTAGGCGAAACGGTAGACGCAGCCGTTCTCACGGTTCCGGCCTACTTCAATGATGCCCAGCGCCAGGCCACTCGAGACGCGGGACGTCTCGCCGGCTTGTCGATTGAGCGAATTCTCAATGAGCCCACGGCTGCAGCCCTCGCCTACGGCTTTGATCGCAGTGCAGTTCGTCGTGTTCTTGTCTTCGATCTAGGTGGAGGCACCTTCGATGTCTCACTTCTCCGAATCGCCAACGGTGTGTTCGATGTCAAGGCCACAAATGGTGACACCCAGCTTGGTGGTAATGACTTTGATCAACTCATCGTTGATTGGCTTGCGGAGTCTTTTCTCCAGCAACACCAAATTGATCTGCGCAGGGATCGTCAAGCGCTTCAACGTCTCACTGAAGCGGCTGAAAAAGCCAAACAAGAGCTCTCAGGCGTTTCAACAACACCCATTTCACTTCCTTTCATCGCGACCGGTGAAGAAGGCCCCCTTCACATCGAGACCTCCCTCGATCGCAAAACATTTGAAGGGCTCTGCCCTGATCTTCTTGATCGACTGCTAACGCCTGTTCAGGCTGCTCTTCGTGACTCAGGCTGGCTTGCGGAAGATATTGACGATGTTGTGCTTGTGGGTGGCAGCACGCGGATGCCCATGGTGATGCAGCTCGTGAGGACGTTGATTCCCCATGACCCCTGTCAATCCGTCAATCCCGATGAGGTGGTGGCTGTAGGTGCAGCCGTACAGGCCGGAATCATTACCGGAGAGCTGAGAGATCTTCTGCTCAATGACGTCACACCCCTGTCCCTTGGTTTGGAAACTGTGGGTGGACTCATGAAGGTTTTGATTCCACGGAATACACCTATTCCAGTGCGTCAATCCGATGTGTTCAGCACCTCTGGTGCCAATCAATCATCTGTGGAAATTCACGTTTGGCAGGGTGAGCGCCAAATGGCGCAAGACAACAAGTCTTTAGGCCGTTTCCGCTTATCAGGTATTCCTCCTGCTCCCCGTGGTGTCCCGCAAATTCAGGTTGCTTTTGATATTGATGCCAACGGAATCCTTCAGGTCAGTGCAACCGATCGCACCACGGGTCGCAAACAATCCGTCACGATCCAAGGTGGATCGAATCTCAACGAAGACGAATTAAAAGCACTACTAGCCGAAGCGGAAGCTCGCTCAGATGAAGACCGACGCAGGCGTGCGGCGATTGAGCGGCGTAATTCAGCCCTGACTTTGGTGGCGCAAGCGGAGCGACGTCTGCGCGATGCCGCTCTAGAGCTTGGTCCATATGGCGCTGAACGACAGCAGAGAGCTGTTGAAATGGCGATGCGAGATGTCCAAGATCTTCTTGAGCAGAATGATCCTCAGCAATTAGAGATGGGCGTTAGCGGCCTTCAAGAAGCTCTCTTCGGTTTAAACAGACGCCTTTCTGCAGAACGAAGCAGCGATGCAGGTCCACTACAGGGCATTCGCAGCACGCTCGGGACGTTAAAAGACGAACTCTTCGCAGACGACGATTGGGACGATGACCCCTGGTCCACGGGTAATAGTCGTTCCGACGAACGAATAAGAAGTGGACGTCGCGGAATCGACCCCTGGGATGATGACTTCTATCGCTGA